Below is a window of Syntrophomonas wolfei subsp. wolfei str. Goettingen G311 DNA.
TCCTTTTGTCTCTTCAACAAAAAGGGTAGTATATTTTGGGGGTGCTGGCGATGATTTTTTTTCCAATTTACTGCTGTATTTTTAACTTGCCATTCGCTGTATTTTTATTGTGCCATAAACACCATGAGCTAAATGCCTGCCGTTATTGTCATTAACCATCGCCTCGGTTATACAGATACTTCTTCCTGCTTTTATCAATTTCCCTTCAACGATAAGACGGCCTTCTTTTACCGGTGCTAAATTATCTACACTAACATCCATAGAAATATAACCGGCATTTTCTTCAACATGACAATAAACCGCCCAATATGCGGCAGTGTCGATAAGCGAGGAATAAACGCCTCCATGAATACCTCCAAAGGGGTTAAGGTGTTTCCTCTCCAGATCAACCAAAACCTTGGAATAGCCTATACCCAACTCATAGATCTGCATAGACAGCAGTTGGAAGTAGGGCCCCCGGTTGATAAGGTCAATAACTTCTTTAATATGATCCGGATTAATCAATCGCAAAATAACTCCTCCTTAACGCAAATTACGCACGTACGCTCGTTCATATAATGACAAACAAATATACCTTAGAAGATACTTGGGATAATTTAATCGTTGACGACTAATAACCCAACAGCCAATGTTTTGTGGAAAGAGAGGACCATTTCTATCATTTCCTCTTTTGTTATAGCCTTGAGAACTACCCATTTGTATAACGAGAATTTTTCAATGGCTAATATGGAGTGTGCGATAGGGGAGACCGGGACATTTTTAAATACACCTTTTTTAATACCGTATTCAATATTTCTTGAGTAAAACTCTAGCAGCCTATCCTCGAATTGTTTTAAACATTGATCAATAGGAGCACTTGATCCAGCAACTCGACTATATATCTCCGACAAGGTTTCATTTTGAGCAAAAACCTCCATGGTTAATCGCTTAGTCTCGATAAATCGCTCATACAAGTCCTTTTCTACCAAATAGTACTCGCTTATACTCGAGATAATTTGTTTGGCAAAGTCCTCAAGAAGGTTTTTTAAAATATCTTCCTTGTCAACAAAATAATTATAAAAAGTACCTGTTCCAACTTCTGACAGAGCGATAATATCGCGGATTGATGTATTGTAGTAGCCCTTTTCAATGAATAAATCTAAAGAACATGTTAATATCTTCTGTCGTCTTTCTTTATTTTGCTTTTCTAGTGGAATTGGCATTTTGTTCCCTCCGAGCGAGCATTCGTTCATTTCTAATCTTATAATATATTGCCTCAAATGTAAATAAATTAGTACTGTGACTCCACTGCAAAAAGTTATTAATATTCATTGGCTTGTATAAATATACCGCTCAATTCCCTTAAAAGCGACCGAAGGGTATGTGGGGAACGACCCCCGTGTTGTTTCGAATCAGGCGCAACAACCTTAACAGCGACTGCAAAACATGGTAAGATAAAGCGCCATGATCACTAAAAGTGGTTGTACTTTTTGTAATTAAATGATATAATGCGCCTGTAAATAATGTGCGAGGTGGATGCTCGTGTATCGTCTAGCGATAGAACAGCTTTATACATGGAAAGCAAAAAAGAACAAAAAGCCTTTAATCATTCGTGGTGCCAGGCAGGTAGGTAAAACATGGCTGATGAAAGAATTCGCTAACGCAGCCTACGAAAGCAGCGTCTATGTCAGCTTTGACAACAATCAGCGAATGCAAGATTTATTTACAGTGAACTTCGATGTAGAGCGCATTATTACCGGATTGGAACTTTATGCTGGACAAAAAATAAATCCCCAAAGCACAGTTCTTATTTTTGATGAAATACAAGAAGTCCCCAAAGCTTTGACCGCGTTAAAATATTTTAATGAGAATACACCTCAATATCAAATTATCTGTGCTGGTTCAATGCTCGGTGTCGCACTGCGTCAGGGTACATCTTTTCCGGTTGGGAAGGTGGAATTCTTAGACTTATATCCTTTATCCTTCACTGAATTTATGCTGGCAATGGGCAAAGAGCAATTTGTTGATTTGCTGCATAAGGGTGATTTTAATATGGTGACAACTTTTAAGACAAGCTTTTTCGATCTTTTGAAGTTCTATTACTATGTTGGCGGGATGCCGGAAGTGGTTCAAAACTTTGCGGAAAACAAGGATTTTAACGAGGTACGGGAGATTCAGCAGCGAATTTTGGATGCCTATGAGCAGGATTTTTCCAAGCACGCGCCCAATGAAGTTGTGCCGAGAATACGGATGTTATGGAACAGCATTCCTGCGCAACTAACTAAAGAGAATAAGAAATTTATATATGGTTTAATCAGGGAAGGAGCTAGAGCAAAGGAATATGAACTTGCCCTGCTATGGCTAAATGATTGCGGTCTAGTTCATAAGGTACATAGAGTAACGAAGCCCCTTCTGCCACTGAAAGCCTATGAGGAATTAAAAGCTTTCAAACTATTTTTAGTGGATGTGGGTTTGCTTTCTTGTATGCTTCGCTTGAAGCAGGACACTCTTCTTGATGGTAATGAACTATTCAAGGAATTCAAAGGTTCTTTGACTGAGCAATATGTATTGCAGCAGCTTAAAACGCTGAAAGACATCGGGATTTATTACTGGACAAATGATCGCGGAAGCGCAGAGATAGATTTTATTGTTGATAATGGCAGACAGGTTATCCCTATTGAAGTAAAAGCAGAAGTAAATCTGCAAGCAAAAAGCTTAAAAAGCTATCGGGGAAAATTCAATCCGGCAATATCTATACGTACTTCGATGGCAGATTATAAAAAAGAAGAATGGTTATTGAATCTACCGTTGTATGCGGTGGAGCTGATGAATACTGCTGTTGCTCACTTTCTTTGTGAACACTTTGAAGGAAAAATTGATGTTGACCGGTGATCGCCCTTACCGTAAGGCTATGAGCCCCGAGGCTGTGATGGAGGAAATCCCCACTATTCGTTTAGAAAATGAAATTGAACGGAGTTTTGAGATGGATAAAATTGAACTTATTGCTACCGCTACTTTTGGGCTGGAAGCTATTGTAGCCCGGGAAGTGCGCAAACTGGGTTTTGACGAGGTGAAGGTGGAAAATGCCCGGGTTACCTTTCTGGCCTCCCTGGCGGATATTTGCCGGGCCAATCTCTGGTTGCGCAGTGCTGACCGGGTGCTGGTCAAGATGGGAGAATTCCCGGCCCGTTCTTTTACTGAGCTTTTTGATCAGACCCGCGAATTACCCTGGTCCGATTGGCTGCCGGCCAATGCCAACTTCCCGGTGCAGGGAAAGTCCATCCGCTCCAAGTTGTTCAGTGTGCCCGATTGCCAGGCGATTGTCAAAAAGGCCGTGGTGGAGAGCTTGAAGGGCCGTTATCACCAGGAATGGTTTGAGGAAAGCGGGCCTCGTTATACGATAGAAGTAGCCTTGCTTAAAGACATAGCCACCCTGACTCTGGATAGCAGTGGGGCGGGACTGCACAAGCGCGGCTATCGCCAGCTGTCCAGCGCAGCCCCGCTCAAAGAAACCCTGGCCGCAGCCATGATAGACTTAAGTCGCTGGCACCCGGACCGGCTGATGTTCGACCCCTTCTGTGGTTCCGGCACCATCCCCATTGAAGCGGCGATGATAGCTTTAAACCAGGCACCAGGTCTTAAGCGAGAATTTGCAGCGGAGAAATGGCCGGTAATTCCCCAAAAACATTGGCTTGATGCTAGAAGTGAAGCCAATGACCTGCTTAAGCGGGATTTGACCTTGAAGATTCGGGGGACCGATATAAATAAGGAGGTTCTGAGCCTGGCCCGCTATCATGCTCGCCAGGCCGGGTTGGAGAAGCATATTCATTTCCAGCAGATGCCGGTAAACCAGCTTCAAACCCGGGAAAAGTATGGATTTCTAATATGCAATCCTCCTTACGGTCAACGGCTGGAAGACCTGCCTTCGGTGGAAAAGCTGTACCGGGATATGGCCAGTGTTTTTAAAAAGAACCTGGAAACCTGGTCTTTCTATATACTAACTGCGCATAAAGATTTTGAACATGTATTTGGACGCCGCGCGGATAAGAGAAGGAAACTTTATAACGGTCGGATAGAGACCCATTTCTACCAGTTCTTTGGTCCTAAACCACCCCGGCGTAAGCATGAAGCGGAGATGCTTGAAAATGATTTTGATAAAGCTGGGCAGGGGAAAGGACTTATTTAGCGAATATTCCATATGGCTAAATTATTCGTAAGATGGTAAAAAAACGGGAAGGTGATGAAGTGCAGTCAGAACTTATGCGTATTTTGGCGGAGAAGCAGGAACGCAAAGAAAACATAGCGCTGGTTACCGTAATATCTTCCAATAGCCCGAGGGGTTGCCGAGCAGGGGAGATGATGCTGGTAGACCGTTTTGGCTATATAATTGGCGATGGCATTGGGGACAGCTTGTTGCAGGAAAATGCCCAAAGAGAAGCCCAGATTTGTATAAATGAAGGGATTTCCCGTAGAGTGATTCTCCCTTCGGAAGAGGGTATGACCGAGGTCTTCATAAATGCTTTTTGTCATCGCGACCAGTTGATAATAGTAGGCTCGGGTAATGTGGCTTTAAATGTTTATAGAATTGCCTCTATTGTGGGCTACAGCATAACTGTCATTGACAATAGGGCAGAAACGCTTAGCCGGGAAAGATTTCCCGAGGCCAAGGAACTGCTGCTGGGAGATATTGTTGAGTTGCTCAAAGCCTATAATATTGACGAAAACACCAGTATCGTTCTGCTAAGTTACCATCATGAATTTGATGAAGCGGCCTTGCTGACGGTAATCCATTCTCCAGCCAGGTATATTGGCATTATGGGCAATAAACACAAGGTAACCGCTTATTTTAGTAAGTTAAATGAATTAAATATTGCCGAGGAATTAATAAGCCGGGTTCATGTGCCGGTGGGTATTGATATAGGGGGAGAAAGAGCGGCTGAAATAGCGCTGGCGGTAGTGGCGGAGATGCAGGCGATTAAATATGGACGTGCCGGGGGGTTTCGCATCCTGCAAAGTGAGATAACGGGGAAAGTAGAACGGGATGAGCTTTTTTGATACCGAGAGCGGAACTGAAGGATATATCTGGTTTTATGAGCTAAGAGCCGTAAAGACTGCCGGTATTTGGATGTTTCCCTGGACTATGAATTGTTTGCCTGGAGTAATATTTCATGCTATAATTCCGTTTAGGTAAAGTGTTTAATAATTTACGCCCTCCCTTTACGGAAGGGTTTTGTTTTCTTTAGCATGTTATTTTCGTAGAAACACGGATAAAGCCCCATATAGGCTTTGATATTCGGAATATTGTAAAGATTAGTCCAAAAAAGTGACATTGCTTAAAGCAGTCGGCTTTTTGCATTTTATCAAGTTAAGATTTGCCGTGCTAGATGGGGAGGTAGCGGTGCCCTGTAACCTGCAACCCGCTATAGCAGGGTCGAATTCCTGAGCCGAGGGTCTATCTTGTGAGGTCCGGCTGGAAAAAGTGGCGTTGAAGTTTGGGTCCTTCGCAATGAGAACCTTTGAACCGTGTCAGGTCCGGAAGGAAGCAGCACTAAGAAGTAAATCTCATGTGACGAAGGGAAGCCTGGATGGAGCAAACTACTCCAGTAACGCTCGGAAGGTATTCTCGAGGCCAGGTGCACGGCTTAATATTTATAAAGGGCAGGTTTAAAACCTGTCTTTTTGTTTTATGCTGGTGCAGGGAAAAGGGTTTCAAAAGAGAAAAACTATTATATAGAAGCTATAAATAGAAACTATGATAGAAGCTAGGCAATGAGGAGGGATGAGTCGGTGGCTTATCTGGCATTATACCGGGCCTGGAGACCACGGCGTTTTGCCGAGGTGGTAGGACAGGAGAAAACTGTAACCGCGCTCAGAAACGCTGTTCGTGAGGGAAAGCTAAGCCATGCTTACCTTTTTTCGGGGCCCCGGGGAACAGGGAAGACCAGTATTGCTAAAATAATAGCCAAAGCGGTTAATTGTGAGAACCTGTCCGAGGGTGAACCCTGCAACCAGTGTTCCTCCTGTCAGGATATTAATAATGGCAACTTTATGGATGTAATCGAGATCGATGCGGCTTCTAACCGGGGGATAGATGAGATTCGCGATTTGCGGGAGAAAGTGCGGGTATTGCCGGCTCAAGGGAAAAACAAAGTTTACATTATAGATGAAGTTCATATGCTGACTACGGAAGCCTTTAATGCTTTGCTAAAAACTATCGAAGAACCACCAGACGCAGTTATTTTTATTTTGGCCACCACTGAATCCCACAAGATACCTGCTACCATTCGTTCCCGCTGCCAGGTATATAATTTTCGGAGGTTAACTACGGCCGAGATTACGGAAAGGTTGAGCGATGTTGCCGCCAATGATGGAATAATACTGGAACCGGAAGCACTGCTCTTATTAGCTCGCCGTGCCAACGGTGGCATGAGAGATGCCTTGAGTATGCTGGATCAAATCTATTCCTACAAGGGTAATAATAGCATAAGTAAGCAAGATGTCCTTGAAGTAATGGGACTGGTAGACGATGCGTTCATGGCCCAACTTATTGCTGCCGTACTTTCCCAGGATACGCCATCAATAATCGGAATACTGGGGACGGCCTTCAGCCAGGGCAAGGAGGCTCAGCAGTTGGCGCGGGAAGCGTCTATGTTCCTGCGGGATTTTCTTCTCTATCTCGTAGCAGGGAAAGAAGCCGATTTAGTAGTGGCAGGTGAAGAAAGCCAGGCTTTTTTTGAACAACAAAAAAGCCAAATCAACATGCAGAATCTGCTGCGGGCCCTGCGTATAATGATGGATACCGCAGATAAACTAAGGTTTAGCGAAGGGCAAAAATACTTGCTGGAAATAGCCTTTATGGAGATAGCAACTTTATTTAGTGAAGAAAAAAGTGCTCAACCATCGTTTTTGGAGGAGAAAAAGCCCAAGAAAAAAGCAGACCCGCGAGCAAAAGCTTCTTCAAACGAAGCCCAGGATGCTCTCTGGAACAAAATACTGGCAGCGGTAAAAGAAAAAAAGATTCCCACCCATGCCCTGTTAGTACAGGGAAAGCTGCTGGGAATAAAGGATGATACGGTGTATATCGCTTATAAAAAGGGGTATAAGTTCCACAAAGAACGTATGGAAGAGAGAGGCAACCGGGAAATCCTGGGTCAGGCGCTTAAAGAAATAATGGGCCGGGATATAGAAAGCCAGTTTATTTTTCTGGACGATGACCAGTATAATGATATTATTGTAAAGAAGGCGCTAGAATTTTTTGGAGAAGAACTGGTGGAGATTAAGGATTAAGGAGGATAAAAATAATGAAGTTTAACCCAGGTGGCGGCTCCATGAACAAAATGATTAAACAGGCCAAGCAGGTGCAGGAAAAGATAGTAAAAATGCAGGAGGAATTGCGCGAAAGAGAAATAGAGGCTTCATCCGGGGGTGGCGTAGTTACGGTCAAAGTTAATGGCAAGCAAGAATTAGTATCCATTCAAATAAAACCCGAGGCAGTAGACCCGGATGACCTGGAGATGCTGGAAGACCTGGTCCTGGCAGCGGTAAACGAAGGGATTCGTAAATCGCAGGAGATGGTTTCCAGCGAAATGGCAAAAATAACCGGGGGATTTAATATCCCCGGACTATAGGATATATCAGCCCAAATAGCATGCAGGAGGTTCAACCATGAGATTGGCTCGGCCCTTGGAAAATCTTATCGACCAGCTTTTGAAGCTCCCCGGCATTGGGCCCAAGACAGCCCAAAGGTTAGCTCTCTATATTCTCAAGCTACCCGAAATGGAAGCCCGGCAGCTGGCCCAGGCTATTGTTGACTGTCGGCAAAAAGTCTTTCCCTGTAGCCGTTGCGGTTACCTTACAGATTTTGACCCCTGTCTAATCTGTTCGGATGAAAGCCGGGATAAATCACTAATTTGTATAGGGGAAGAGAGCAGCGATGTTATTGCTATTGAGCGTACGGGCTTTAGAGGACAGTACTTTGTCTTAAATAAGGATTTTAATCTTATGGAGGACAAAGGCCTGGAAGATTTGAATCTAAAACCCCTGGAAGATAGATTGGCTACCGGGGAGATTAAAGAAGTAGTACTGGCATTGAACCCGGACATGGATGGAGAGGTAATGTCCCGCTTCCTGGCGACTGTTGCCGGTAGCTTTGGGGTAAAAGTAACCCGCCTGGCTCACGGTTTACCGGTAGGGGGAGATATCGAATTCGCTGATGAGATAACCCTGCGGCGAGCCTTGGAAGGGCGCAAAGAATTGTAAACATAAAAGACAGGCCCCCGGCATATGATGCTTTAGACAAGTATCTGTTATAGTTCAGGGGGCTTTTTTAGTGAAAATCTGCGCAACTATCTGGGATTGGGCCTGTAATTATTTGGTTCTCAAAGAAGATGACGAGAGTAAAAAGGAGGTCTCTCTAGAGGACATGCTCCAAGATGCCCATAGAGAAGTACAGGAAGCAGAAAACCTCTTTGCTCGGGTGGAAGATGAGGAAATGATAGACTATGCTATATTAAATCTACAGGCAGCAGAAAAGCGCTATAACTACCTGCTAAAAATTATGAAAGAGCAGGGGAAAGCTGAGGAGTCTCTGGAAAGCTAATGAAAAGCCCCTTAAAGATAACCCTTTAAGAGAGGTGAAAATATGGAGTGGGTTAATGTAATTATAGCGGCCCTCTTTTTCCTGGCGATATTATACATAATACTGCAAGTTCTTTTCAAACCAGTGAAGCTATTATGGAAACTGGCCATCAACTCGCTGATGGGCCTGGTTTTATTGCTAATCTCCAATTACATCGGGGCCTATTTTCAATTTGATCTACCGGTTAACATCATTACGGTACTCATTGCGGGTTTCCTGGGCTTGCCTGGAATCATCCTCCTAATATGCTTCCAGCTCCTGGTAAGATAACGAGCCGAAGTATGTTACCGCTTCTTTAAGCAACCGGGCTTCAATCAGAATACAGGCGGCGAGTTCTAATCCCCCCACCTCGTTGCAGCGCTGTGTTGAACTGCTCCGCAGTTTCTTGCGATGCTTAAAAAGATAAAGTAATTTTTAAAGGCCGAAAATCGGCCTTTTATTTTTCAAATAATATTTTAAACAGAAGGGGAAAATACAATTTAAATGATATACTGCTTAAACTTGATGTCACTGCAAAAAGTTATAAATATGCATTAGCGTGCATAAATATACTGTTTAGCTACATTAAAAGCGACCGAAGGGTGTGTAGGGAACGACCCCCGTGTTGTTCCGAATCAGGCTTTGTATATTTATACAACCTTTATGCAAAAAGGGTTTTTGCAGCAGAGTCAAACTTATGAATCTAACGATTCCACTGCAAAAACCCCGTTTTATCGCAGAGGATTGCATAAAGCATTATCGTTAAATATGAGTAACATTTAGCCGTAAAAAGATTAATATTGACGCATAATTCATCAATATCTTATACTTAATTAAACACTTTGCCCACCCTATTCTCTTTTTATCAGGAGGTGTTTTTTTTCACGCAGCAAAACACGGCCAGAATCGTGGAAGCATATGTGGGCGAATATGCCAGTGGCAAAAGCGAAGTGGCCATCAATAGAGCCCTCGAATTAAAAAAACAGGGCCGGGAGGTAACCCTGGTTGATTTGGATACGGTTGAACCATTTTATACCTTAAGAACACTTAAAAACGAGCTGGAGAAAAAAGGGCTTAAAGTGCTGGCTTTTACTCGAGCTCAATCCTTTGGACTGGGTGAAACAGGAGCAATGCTCAACCCGGCAGCCCGATGGGCGCTGAAACAGGAAGGAGATATCATCCTGGATGTGGGTTACGGCGTATTTGGTGCCCAGACCCTCAACCTGGTAGAAGGAGCAAATGAATCTCCGGAACTTAAAGTCATGGCCGTTATAAACTACTCCCGTCCCATGACAGGCAACCGGGAAAGAATAAAAAGTTATATTAAAAACTTGGGTCGGGTTGATGCTATCGTAGCCAATACCCACATGGGGGATGAAAGCACTATAGATTTAACAAAAACAGGAAACCAGGAGATATTTATAGTTGCTGCTGAACTGGGAATCCCGATAGCATATCAGGTGTTGGACGAAAAACTAAAAGATTCCGGGGAAAAAAACTGGGAGATACCAGTAAAATACATAAAAAGGTTTATGCCGACTGCAATATGGTAAAGAACGATAACTCCATTCAAGCTAATAGATATACCTTTTTGCAATCAGCTTTAATTGAACAGGAGGTGTCTTTAATAAATGCCCAAAATTTTTGAAGCAGGAAAAAAAGCATTTATTACTGGAAACGAAGCCGTTGCCTGGGCTGCCCTGGCGGCCGGGGCGGAGATTATGTTTGGATACCCCATTACCCCGCAAAACGAAGTAATGCACTATTGGACCCGTCTGGCCCCTGAGTATGGGAAAGGCTTCCTGCAGACGGAAGATGAACTATCCGCCGGTTTTACAGTGTGCGGAGCCGTCCAAAGCGGCAAAAAAGCTTTTACCGCGACAGCAGGACCAGGTAATGTTTTGATGCAAGAGCCCTTTGGCATGGCTGAAGCTATGCGTCTTCCGCTCTTTGCTGTAATCCAACAGCGAGGAGGTCCTTCTTCCGGTACCGTGGTTTATTCACAGCAGGAAGTAACATTGACTACTTATGGTGGAAATGGCGAAGGGCACCGTATCGTATATTCAACCGCCACACACCAGGAAATTTACGACTATACCATAAAAGGATTTAATACTGCTTGGAAATACCGCTTTCCTACCTTCTTGCTAGGAGATGGTTACCAGGCTAAGATGCGTGAACCCCTGGAGATGTATAACCCGGAAGATCGCGGGATAGAAATGGTTAAAACCTATCCATTAGTAGGACTGCAGGGGAAAATTGGAGAAGACCGGGAACCCCAGCACCTCTGCAATATTTACAGCCTGGAAGAGGAACTGTATGAAGTGGTGTTGAAATTCGCCGCCGAGTATGAAGCAATCACCCCGGAATTGGTCGAATACGAAGAAAAAGAATGCGAAGATGCCGAGATTATTATTCTTTCCCATGGAGTAGTTTCCCGGGCGGCGGACGATGCGGTTAAGATCCTAAGAGCCCAGGGCATAAAAGCCGGCTATTTCCGGCCGATTACTTTAAGACCCTTCCCCCAGAAGCAATTGCGTGAAGCCATTAACCGTAAGCCGGCTCGAAAGCTTTTAATAGCTGAATCAGCTTACGGACAATTAGATAGACTTACCAAACAGGAAATCTATGGAGAAACCGTGGCTATTGAAAACCTCTTTATGCCCGGAGTAGGAATAATAGATTATGACATTATAAATAAAGTAAAAAGCATCATGTAGGAGAAGGAGGCCAAGCATAAATGGGAATGATAGCACCAGCAATACCTAAGTCCTGGTATCTGCCTTCAAAACCCCACAAATTTTGTCCCGGCTGTGGGCATGGGATTGTCTTGAAGGCCCTGGGTGAAACCATAGATGAATTAGAAATACAAGACCAGGTGGTTTTCGGCTGTGACATCGGCTGTTCGCTTTTGTCCTGGAACTTTTTTGCCTGTGATAGCACCCAAACCCATCACGGCAGAACCACCCCGGTTATGGTAGGAATAAAACGCTCCCGTCCGGAGTTGATAACTATAGGATATATGGGCGATGGGGGAGGATATTCCATAGGTTCGCAGCACCTGCTGAATTCGGCTGTTCGCAATGAAAAAGTAACCCTTATCCTGGTAAACAATACTAATTACGGCATGACCGGCGGACAGATGGCCCCTACCACCTTGCCTGGACAGAAAACAGAAACCAGTCCGTTTGGTCGCGATGTAGATTTAACGGGATACCCCACCCGGGGACCGGAGTTTATTGCTGAACTAACTCCTGATAGCGCTTATGTGGCCCGGGCTACTGTTTCCAAATATAAGCAATTGCGCCGCTTCTTAAGAAATGCACTGAGAAACCAGATGGAAGGAAACGGATTCTCCTTTGTAGAGGTTCTTTCTACCTGTCCTACCAACTGGAGAACCAATGCCCAGCAGACCTGGCACTTCTTGGAGGATGAAATGGAGCAGTATTTCCCCATTGGGGAAATAAAAACCCCGTTTGGAAAGGGGGATAAATAGATGTCGTTGATTAAAATTGCCCTGGCTGGTGAAGGCGGGCAGGGAGTGCAATCCGTTGCAGAAATACTGGCAGAAGCAGCTTATAACGAAAACAAACAGACCATTTATATCCCCAACTTTGGCCTGGAGCAGCGAGGTGGCGTCTCTATAGCTTTCATACAGGTAAGTGATGAGAGAATAGGTGCCCCCAAGTTTAACAAAGCGGATGTAGTAGTGGCCTTGAGCGAACGGGCGATTGGAAGAACCGCGATATATTCCGATATTAATACCCTGTATGTTTACGATTCCGGCTTTATGGCCAAGCCCGAGGATTTACCCCGTGAGGCCAGGAAAATTATTGGCATTCCAGCAGTTGATACCGCCAACCGGCAATTGCATCCCAAGGTCTTCAACATTATAATAATGGGGACAGTTATCGGGCTTACCAATGTCGTTAGTTTTGAAGCAGCCAAAGAAGCCCTGGAGAGCAAATTGGCTTATAAATTTGAGAAGAACCCTGATTTGAGAGAATTGAATTTCAAGGCTCTGGCTATTGGTAAGGAGATGGCGGAGCAGTCGCTTAAGGAAGGGGTGGGAAACAATGCCTAAAGAAATGGAAGCTATCTCAACCAAGATGGAGAAAGCAATATTTCATATATTCCCAGATTATTGTAAAGGCTGCGGGCTTTGTAAAGAAAAATGCCCTAATCAGACTTTAGTTTGGTCGGAGAAGCTAGGGGTTTATGGTACTCCTGCAGTGAAACCCAAAGATGAAGATAGTTGCATAGCTTGCATGATATGTGAGATGGTCTGTCCTGACTGCGCCATATATATAGAAAGGCTCCGGAAGAAAAAAGCCGTAGGATAGCAAAGAACCTTGTCAGATATAAACTGATATGCTAGAATTAATAAGTACTTCGGAAATAATCGAAGTACTTATTTTGTGTCATGCTAAAAAGCCGACAATATTTCTTGACAGAGCAAAAGTGGCATGATATTATAATTCTTGCGCGCAAGCGGGAAGCTTGGAAGTGCAAAGTTCTTGATAAAACTGAACAGCAAGACTAGAAGTGCGAAAAAGTTAGGAAAGTCAAAAGATGACTTAACTAACGGCTCAACGAGAAAAAAGCCAGACGATGGCTAGGATAGACTTTTATTGGAGAGTTTGATCCTGGCTCAGGACGAACGCTGGCGGCGTGCCTAACACATGCAAGTCGAACGGACTAATGTTTGACACTGATTGTTTTCGAGCGGAAGCAAAAGGCCAAGTGCCTAACACCCATAGCAAAGCGAAGAGAGAACAGTGAGTGTCGAACATTAGTTAGTGGCGGACGGGTGAGTAACGCGTGGGCAACCTACCCATAAGCGGGGGATAACAGTTGGAAACGGCTGCTAATACCGCATAAGCTGTACAATACGCATGTTAAGTACAGTAAAGATGGCCTCTTAACAAAGCTATCACTTATGGATGGGCCCGCGTCTGATTAGCTAGTTGGTAGGGTAGCGGCCTACCAAGGCAACGATCAGTAGCCGGCCTGAGAGGGTGGACGGCCACACTGGGACTGAGACACGGCCCAGACTCCTACGGGAGGC
It encodes the following:
- a CDS encoding PaaI family thioesterase produces the protein MRLINPDHIKEVIDLINRGPYFQLLSMQIYELGIGYSKVLVDLERKHLNPFGGIHGGVYSSLIDTAAYWAVYCHVEENAGYISMDVSVDNLAPVKEGRLIVEGKLIKAGRSICITEAMVNDNNGRHLAHGVYGTIKIQRMAS
- a CDS encoding TetR/AcrR family transcriptional regulator; translated protein: MPIPLEKQNKERRQKILTCSLDLFIEKGYYNTSIRDIIALSEVGTGTFYNYFVDKEDILKNLLEDFAKQIISSISEYYLVEKDLYERFIETKRLTMEVFAQNETLSEIYSRVAGSSAPIDQCLKQFEDRLLEFYSRNIEYGIKKGVFKNVPVSPIAHSILAIEKFSLYKWVVLKAITKEEMIEMVLSFHKTLAVGLLVVND
- a CDS encoding ATP-binding protein, producing MYRLAIEQLYTWKAKKNKKPLIIRGARQVGKTWLMKEFANAAYESSVYVSFDNNQRMQDLFTVNFDVERIITGLELYAGQKINPQSTVLIFDEIQEVPKALTALKYFNENTPQYQIICAGSMLGVALRQGTSFPVGKVEFLDLYPLSFTEFMLAMGKEQFVDLLHKGDFNMVTTFKTSFFDLLKFYYYVGGMPEVVQNFAENKDFNEVREIQQRILDAYEQDFSKHAPNEVVPRIRMLWNSIPAQLTKENKKFIYGLIREGARAKEYELALLWLNDCGLVHKVHRVTKPLLPLKAYEELKAFKLFLVDVGLLSCMLRLKQDTLLDGNELFKEFKGSLTEQYVLQQLKTLKDIGIYYWTNDRGSAEIDFIVDNGRQVIPIEVKAEVNLQAKSLKSYRGKFNPAISIRTSMADYKKEEWLLNLPLYAVELMNTAVAHFLCEHFEGKIDVDR
- a CDS encoding THUMP domain-containing class I SAM-dependent RNA methyltransferase, giving the protein MDKIELIATATFGLEAIVAREVRKLGFDEVKVENARVTFLASLADICRANLWLRSADRVLVKMGEFPARSFTELFDQTRELPWSDWLPANANFPVQGKSIRSKLFSVPDCQAIVKKAVVESLKGRYHQEWFEESGPRYTIEVALLKDIATLTLDSSGAGLHKRGYRQLSSAAPLKETLAAAMIDLSRWHPDRLMFDPFCGSGTIPIEAAMIALNQAPGLKREFAAEKWPVIPQKHWLDARSEANDLLKRDLTLKIRGTDINKEVLSLARYHARQAGLEKHIHFQQMPVNQLQTREKYGFLICNPPYGQRLEDLPSVEKLYRDMASVFKKNLETWSFYILTAHKDFEHVFGRRADKRRKLYNGRIETHFYQFFGPKPPRRKHEAEMLENDFDKAGQGKGLI
- a CDS encoding XdhC family protein, which codes for MVKKREGDEVQSELMRILAEKQERKENIALVTVISSNSPRGCRAGEMMLVDRFGYIIGDGIGDSLLQENAQREAQICINEGISRRVILPSEEGMTEVFINAFCHRDQLIIVGSGNVALNVYRIASIVGYSITVIDNRAETLSRERFPEAKELLLGDIVELLKAYNIDENTSIVLLSYHHEFDEAALLTVIHSPARYIGIMGNKHKVTAYFSKLNELNIAEELISRVHVPVGIDIGGERAAEIALAVVAEMQAIKYGRAGGFRILQSEITGKVERDELF
- the dnaX gene encoding DNA polymerase III subunit gamma/tau translates to MAYLALYRAWRPRRFAEVVGQEKTVTALRNAVREGKLSHAYLFSGPRGTGKTSIAKIIAKAVNCENLSEGEPCNQCSSCQDINNGNFMDVIEIDAASNRGIDEIRDLREKVRVLPAQGKNKVYIIDEVHMLTTEAFNALLKTIEEPPDAVIFILATTESHKIPATIRSRCQVYNFRRLTTAEITERLSDVAANDGIILEPEALLLLARRANGGMRDALSMLDQIYSYKGNNSISKQDVLEVMGLVDDAFMAQLIAAVLSQDTPSIIGILGTAFSQGKEAQQLAREASMFLRDFLLYLVAGKEADLVVAGEESQAFFEQQKSQINMQNLLRALRIMMDTADKLRFSEGQKYLLEIAFMEIATLFSEEKSAQPSFLEEKKPKKKADPRAKASSNEAQDALWNKILAAVKEKKIPTHALLVQGKLLGIKDDTVYIAYKKGYKFHKERMEERGNREILGQALKEIMGRDIESQFIFLDDDQYNDIIVKKALEFFGEELVEIKD